Proteins found in one bacterium genomic segment:
- the asnB gene encoding asparagine synthase (glutamine-hydrolyzing) has translation MSGICGGYWLTGKPKTGLVKDMTKLISYRGPDDTGFYFDDRVVLGIARLAIIDLRKNLYPLHNETKSIHLILDGEIYNFNELKESLVKLGHNFYTSTDGEVILHLYEERGASLLKELNGNFSFALWDSNNNRLLLAIDRFGIKPLYYCVGPDKLLFASEIKALLEDESLSNSPNDALIYDFLVTGVHDHTDETFFAGINKLMPGEYVVIERGELKKNKYWKLEAVDSELKNAKSTIHRFFDLFEDSVRLRVTGEVKPGALLSGGLDSSSVVGMLNKFMSPITFSSCRSDPYLDERKYIEAVTKKLCLKSNYVFPKSSELWGELESLIWHQDEPIRGASTWDHFSVMKLAHKNGINVLFDGTGGDELLCGYTSYFPQFLFELIKGFNMVKFIKEFIFGFDLVSLAIKERLFGKQNPKEFLSKDFISKFDGREGQILLDLFPASLQAKSYYAVTKYSLVFLLKETGRNSSAFGIEARLPFLDHRLVEYVFSLPISYKMRDGWSKWLLRKSMRDILPESVLNRRRKVGFGTPEARWTRELSNEIESLFSSTKFKSRPYWDAERVLLNFKRFCKGKRMQPDFFWRVLSLEIWLRVFFS, from the coding sequence ATGAGTGGCATTTGTGGTGGCTATTGGTTGACTGGTAAGCCCAAAACTGGTCTTGTAAAGGATATGACTAAATTGATAAGCTATAGGGGTCCTGATGATACCGGCTTTTATTTTGATGACCGAGTAGTGCTTGGTATTGCCAGGCTTGCTATTATAGACCTTCGAAAAAATTTGTATCCTTTGCATAATGAGACTAAATCTATTCATCTTATCCTTGATGGTGAAATATATAACTTTAATGAACTTAAGGAAAGTCTTGTAAAATTGGGTCATAATTTTTACACTTCAACTGATGGTGAAGTAATTTTGCATCTTTATGAAGAAAGGGGAGCTTCATTGCTAAAAGAGCTCAATGGCAATTTTTCATTTGCTTTGTGGGATAGCAATAACAATAGACTATTACTTGCAATAGATAGGTTTGGTATAAAGCCATTATATTACTGTGTTGGTCCGGATAAACTTTTATTTGCATCTGAGATAAAGGCATTACTTGAGGATGAGTCTTTGTCAAATAGTCCGAATGATGCTCTCATTTACGATTTTTTAGTCACCGGTGTACATGACCATACAGATGAGACTTTCTTTGCTGGCATAAATAAACTTATGCCTGGTGAGTATGTGGTAATTGAGCGTGGTGAATTAAAAAAGAATAAATACTGGAAGTTAGAGGCAGTAGATAGTGAGCTTAAAAATGCTAAATCTACGATTCATAGGTTCTTTGATCTTTTTGAAGATTCTGTGCGTCTAAGAGTAACTGGTGAAGTAAAACCGGGTGCTTTATTAAGTGGTGGTTTAGATTCCTCTTCTGTAGTAGGTATGCTTAATAAATTTATGTCTCCTATAACATTTTCTTCTTGTCGTTCTGACCCGTATCTTGATGAGCGTAAATATATTGAGGCGGTGACCAAGAAATTATGTCTTAAAAGCAATTATGTCTTCCCTAAAAGTAGCGAATTATGGGGTGAGCTTGAGTCTCTCATCTGGCACCAAGATGAGCCTATAAGAGGGGCGAGTACTTGGGACCATTTTTCAGTAATGAAGTTAGCACATAAGAACGGTATAAACGTACTTTTTGACGGCACTGGTGGTGACGAGCTTCTATGTGGCTACACGTCGTATTTTCCACAATTCTTGTTTGAGCTTATTAAGGGATTTAATATGGTCAAATTTATTAAAGAGTTTATTTTTGGCTTTGACCTTGTAAGTTTAGCTATAAAAGAAAGACTCTTTGGAAAACAAAATCCAAAAGAATTTCTATCAAAAGATTTCATCTCCAAATTTGATGGTAGAGAGGGTCAAATTTTACTTGACCTTTTCCCTGCAAGTTTACAGGCTAAATCCTATTATGCAGTTACAAAGTACAGTTTAGTATTTCTCCTTAAAGAGACTGGCAGGAACTCATCTGCATTTGGTATAGAAGCGAGACTCCCCTTTTTAGACCACAGGTTAGTAGAATATGTTTTCTCGCTCCCCATAAGTTACAAGATGAGAGATGGCTGGTCAAAGTGGCTCCTTCGCAAATCTATGCGTGATATTCTTCCAGAATCTGTGCTAAATAGGCGTCGTAAAGTAGGTTTTGGTACTCCTGAAGCACGGTGGACAAGAGAATTGAGTAATGAAATAGAGTCACTTTTTAGTTCCACTAAATTCAAGTCTCGTCCGTATTGGGATGCAGAAAGAGTATTACTAAATTTCAAAAGGTTTTGTAAAGGTAAAAGAATGCAACCCGATTTCTTTTGGCGAGTGCTAAGCTTAGAAATATGGCTTAGAGTATTTTTCTCCTAA
- a CDS encoding C25 family cysteine peptidase: MLSFFLIFLSYIPQKPTELLYSVHHDSLKYHSEMVQNAIGQPQWLPLQKSIVKIHPYFVTEFPSKYGERVDYIIITTDGLIESFEPLCAWKTEKGVNCVIRTVEWISANYSGCDIPDKIRNFLKDAYSEWGTKWVLLGGDVTEVPIRYVRSRNYYEGWYDIPTDMYYSCLNGNWNADMDGVWGEVSDGVDLTSNLCIGRFPGYTPLDIEIVVNKTLKYEIEPDTGYLNKLLLAGADLHNSQPPGDDGAQHCREIASSFPDYFKKDSLYQLYGTLSSKALLDSLEKGYGFVYIAAHGIVWQSIQLAGTKLTMSDIDNLSSPFFFITVVSCYVHWIDWNCLSRHFMLNPCGGAIGYLGATRVGWDYQELEFNRYFYQSLFTDSIFSFGELLADAKSKFYEAHYQGVNNSDNNYRDILFDYLLFGDPELKFCTNNPASLIVSFPPVVNVGEGEIEINIKDSFNNPVDRALVCVSKKSEVYARGFSNAAGEIVFGLIPESAGSLSVVVTKSNFLPYKGYIVVNPSKPFVRYKSKSIAGDGVADAGELITLSLTLENTGSGEAKSVCANLVPSSLGLSLLDTLVWYGNIPSGESKTKDYRIQIDTMFLSNAVDFSIFSYYSSDSSIDTFNLEIRSPKLLHYSHSTDKDGLYPGDSLNLSFRLNNFGNGAAKCVYAKLRSLNTELTVIDSIERINVIEAAASVFCPNCFKVLVNNPIENPQFVLELNDTLRREWVDTFSLRFPPPPDSLFTFPHPHGITVGWRALSNVRGYNVYRAPDSLLLNSYLITDNPVYEDKALGAYELRSYWVTTVDSDCNESNFSPFVLGKSNPMLKAGWPKTVPSTFFYASPVVGDFVPDYPGLEIVAATDDGKIYAWHADGTSVLPNGTGLFAELPGGIWSTPAMGDIDGDGMLDIACVPWCDNESLYVFGADGTSLTGFPVMIDGGSGTIMSITLQDLDKDDRLEIIFLDLNGKVYIFNSNGGGFLNSDGFFAQADPYIFSSPSVADINVDGELEILVGGRGKVYAWNTIGDPLPGWPVYSASVSTEFSTSPAIGDVDINYPGLEVVIAASDDSVYVFHSDGSRGTGWPQPITGFTRASPSLGNLDSDIELEIAIKENNRYYMWNHDGTLCPGFPIIQPQLDETTPEGPSLTIGDIDGDNEVELIAGGFTGHLYAIESDGSYTLGFPLSCGGTIYPVPTIADIDLDGLNELITGNSIGEMHVWSVLGSRLEWECTEHDRWHTGLYGFIPPDTVYGIETELVCVPHSFKLFQNSPNPFRQKTVIRYSCLPSGTVLNENRNDYTISDLRLTIYDLSGRLVRTFSINQSTNQLINSVVWDGRDNQNKKVSSGVYFYRLEVGDYRLTKKLILLK, translated from the coding sequence ATGCTTTCATTTTTTCTTATCTTCCTGAGCTATATCCCTCAGAAACCCACTGAACTGCTTTACTCTGTTCATCATGATAGTTTAAAGTATCACTCCGAAATGGTTCAGAATGCCATTGGGCAACCACAATGGTTGCCCCTCCAGAAATCCATTGTTAAAATACATCCTTATTTTGTGACTGAGTTTCCATCTAAGTATGGTGAGAGAGTAGATTATATTATTATAACAACTGATGGCCTAATAGAATCATTTGAGCCTCTTTGTGCTTGGAAGACAGAAAAAGGTGTAAACTGTGTTATCCGTACTGTTGAATGGATATCCGCAAATTATTCTGGTTGTGATATCCCTGATAAGATTCGTAACTTTCTAAAAGATGCATACTCTGAATGGGGTACTAAATGGGTGTTACTTGGTGGCGATGTAACTGAAGTCCCAATAAGGTATGTACGTAGTAGAAATTATTATGAGGGTTGGTATGATATTCCAACTGATATGTATTATTCCTGTTTAAATGGGAATTGGAATGCTGATATGGATGGAGTTTGGGGTGAGGTTAGTGACGGTGTAGATTTAACAAGTAATTTATGTATTGGCAGGTTTCCTGGGTACACTCCTTTAGATATAGAGATAGTAGTAAACAAGACACTCAAGTATGAGATAGAGCCTGATACTGGCTATCTTAATAAGCTTCTTTTAGCGGGTGCTGATTTACATAACTCTCAGCCTCCTGGTGATGATGGTGCTCAGCACTGTCGTGAAATTGCAAGTAGTTTTCCGGATTATTTTAAGAAAGATTCGTTATACCAACTTTATGGCACTCTATCTAGCAAAGCACTGTTAGACTCATTAGAAAAAGGCTATGGCTTTGTGTATATTGCGGCGCATGGTATTGTATGGCAATCGATACAGTTAGCCGGTACCAAGCTGACAATGTCTGATATAGATAATTTAAGCAGTCCATTTTTCTTTATAACAGTTGTCAGCTGTTATGTTCATTGGATTGACTGGAATTGTTTATCTCGTCATTTTATGTTAAATCCTTGTGGTGGTGCTATTGGCTACCTTGGAGCTACAAGAGTAGGTTGGGACTATCAAGAATTAGAATTTAATAGATATTTCTATCAGTCACTTTTTACTGATAGCATTTTTTCATTTGGTGAGTTGTTAGCGGATGCAAAATCTAAGTTCTATGAGGCTCATTATCAGGGGGTGAATAATAGTGATAATAATTATCGCGACATCCTTTTTGATTATCTCCTTTTTGGTGACCCTGAACTTAAATTTTGTACCAATAATCCTGCCTCTTTAATTGTAAGTTTTCCACCAGTTGTGAATGTGGGAGAAGGAGAGATTGAGATAAATATTAAAGATTCATTTAATAATCCTGTTGATAGAGCATTGGTATGTGTCTCAAAGAAAAGTGAAGTCTATGCGAGAGGTTTTTCCAATGCAGCTGGTGAAATAGTATTTGGCTTGATACCTGAGTCTGCAGGCTCATTAAGTGTAGTGGTAACTAAGTCCAATTTTCTACCCTATAAGGGATATATAGTTGTGAATCCGAGTAAACCATTCGTAAGGTACAAGTCTAAGTCAATTGCTGGTGATGGTGTAGCTGATGCCGGTGAGCTAATCACCCTCTCACTCACTCTTGAGAACACCGGGTCTGGTGAAGCCAAATCTGTTTGTGCTAATCTTGTCCCTTCATCATTAGGGCTCTCATTACTTGATACTTTAGTGTGGTATGGGAATATACCTTCTGGTGAGAGTAAGACAAAAGACTATAGGATTCAGATAGATACAATGTTTCTATCAAATGCGGTTGATTTTTCTATATTTTCATATTATTCTTCAGATTCTTCCATAGATACTTTTAACTTAGAGATTCGGAGTCCAAAATTACTTCATTATAGTCATTCTACGGACAAGGATGGACTATATCCCGGCGACTCATTGAATTTAAGTTTCAGGCTAAATAATTTTGGTAATGGAGCTGCTAAATGTGTATACGCTAAACTGCGGTCACTAAATACGGAGCTTACTGTAATTGATAGCATAGAACGAATAAATGTCATAGAAGCGGCTGCGAGTGTATTTTGTCCTAATTGTTTTAAAGTCCTTGTAAATAATCCTATAGAAAACCCACAATTTGTGCTGGAACTCAATGATACACTACGAAGGGAATGGGTAGATACATTCTCACTAAGATTTCCACCTCCCCCTGATAGCCTTTTTACATTTCCTCATCCGCATGGAATAACCGTAGGGTGGCGTGCTCTCTCCAATGTCCGAGGCTATAATGTGTATCGGGCACCAGATTCTCTACTTTTGAATTCTTACCTAATAACAGATAACCCTGTATATGAAGATAAAGCGCTTGGCGCTTATGAACTTCGTTCCTATTGGGTTACTACAGTGGATAGTGATTGTAATGAGAGCAACTTTTCACCTTTTGTACTTGGCAAATCAAATCCAATGTTAAAAGCTGGGTGGCCAAAAACTGTACCAAGCACTTTCTTTTATGCTTCACCTGTGGTAGGTGACTTTGTTCCAGATTATCCTGGGCTAGAGATTGTGGCTGCCACTGATGATGGAAAGATTTACGCTTGGCATGCTGATGGCACTTCAGTATTACCGAACGGGACAGGTCTATTTGCAGAACTACCTGGAGGAATCTGGTCAACTCCTGCTATGGGAGATATAGATGGGGATGGTATGCTTGATATAGCTTGTGTTCCCTGGTGTGATAATGAAAGTCTATATGTATTTGGTGCAGATGGGACTTCTCTTACTGGCTTTCCTGTGATGATTGATGGTGGTAGTGGAACTATTATGAGCATAACTTTACAAGACCTTGATAAAGATGACAGGCTTGAAATTATATTCCTTGACCTTAATGGAAAAGTTTATATATTTAATTCAAATGGCGGCGGCTTTTTAAATTCTGATGGCTTCTTTGCACAAGCTGACCCCTATATTTTCTCATCTCCTTCAGTTGCTGATATAAACGTAGATGGCGAGCTTGAGATATTAGTGGGAGGCAGGGGCAAGGTTTACGCTTGGAATACTATTGGCGACCCATTACCTGGCTGGCCTGTTTATTCTGCATCTGTGAGTACAGAATTTTCAACTTCACCTGCAATTGGAGATGTAGACATAAACTATCCAGGGCTTGAGGTTGTAATTGCTGCATCAGATGATTCTGTATATGTGTTTCATTCTGATGGGAGTAGAGGTACAGGATGGCCTCAACCAATTACAGGATTCACAAGGGCATCACCCTCTTTAGGTAATCTTGACTCTGATATAGAACTTGAAATAGCAATAAAAGAGAATAATAGATATTATATGTGGAATCATGATGGTACACTTTGCCCCGGCTTTCCTATTATACAGCCACAACTTGATGAGACAACTCCGGAGGGGCCTTCACTCACTATTGGAGATATTGATGGCGATAATGAAGTTGAACTAATAGCTGGCGGCTTCACAGGTCACCTTTATGCGATTGAATCTGATGGCTCTTATACACTTGGCTTCCCTCTTTCCTGTGGGGGCACGATATACCCAGTTCCTACAATAGCAGATATAGACCTTGACGGTTTAAACGAGCTAATAACTGGTAATTCTATAGGAGAGATGCATGTCTGGTCAGTCTTAGGTAGCAGATTGGAGTGGGAATGTACTGAACACGACCGTTGGCATACTGGGCTATATGGATTTATTCCGCCTGATACAGTGTATGGAATAGAAACTGAGCTTGTTTGTGTTCCCCATTCTTTTAAGCTATTCCAGAATTCACCAAATCCATTCAGACAGAAAACTGTTATTCGTTATTCCTGCCTGCCATCAGGTACGGTGTTAAACGAAAACCGAAACGATTATACGATTAGCGATTTACGATTAACGATTTACGACTTATCTGGTAGATTAGTTCGCACATTTTCAATTAACCAATCAACTAATCAACTAATTAACTCTGTTGTCTGGGATGGTCGTGATAATCAAAATAAAAAGGTGTCAAGTGGTGTTTACTTTTATAGGCTTGAAGTAGGTGACTACAGATTAACTAAGAAGTTAATCCTCTTAAAGTAG